The following coding sequences lie in one Rutidosis leptorrhynchoides isolate AG116_Rl617_1_P2 chromosome 6, CSIRO_AGI_Rlap_v1, whole genome shotgun sequence genomic window:
- the LOC139853370 gene encoding uncharacterized protein: protein MLHKMKLIQFLGRNSPIVLQNDNGPCPLLAICNVLSLRNNLNLNLDLAEISQEKLLALVAERLIDSNSNVNNKDAGYIENQQQNIADAIDLLSRLTTGIDVNLKFTRIDDFEFTRECAIFDLLGISLYHGWIVDPQDVETSGAIGTKSYNTLMGELVALDTHNPSTDLNTTEEDSVDFVAATTATLGVPSPSLSRVKSFDGPPHSVSEDKKGRKGDLEEEEGLLRALKLSETANDVNFVENIPLESSNEPVISREVREVHTGAENDDSNTMKNDGDDLLAFETAPVQYVSPSSQELNDKIEVLPTEKHECKDEIDKDSVDALVQSEKAAKGSDELDLPLTISTPVHNSGDEKVQDQSVSSDDVNSESSKVIAQPVDESKCLSSSDDVGSEPIYEGEEHIKETSTANFENEEPMYEGEVVLAEQVEKDDSNTDESKGKDGITPRQGELIRNFLKNSASQLTIYGLFSLQESIKERELCVFFRNNHFNTMFKFEGELYLLATDQGYINQPDLVWEKLNEVNGDTLYMTGSFKEFNPENPPETRPWDEQNALTNTADYLASIDNTAQENTDFNSDLQLAIALQQQEFEQQQQPPQPQHNSSRPNISRESGLVTGPQHVQPSKPRNSSSSHKQESKSSKDNKCIVM from the exons ATGTTACATAAAATGAAATTAATTCAATTTTTGGGGAGAAATTCACCGATTGTTCTTCAGAATGATAATGGACCCTGTCCTCTTCTCGCTATCT GCAATGTTCTCTCGCTGAGAAATAATTTGAATCTGAACTTGGATTTGGCTGAAATATCACAAGAGAAATTGCTTGCACTTGTGGCAGAAAGGTTGATCGATTCAAACAGCAACGTTAAT AATAAAGATGCAGGGTACATTGAAAATCAGCAGCAGAACATTGCAGATGCCATTGATTTACTTTCTCGACTTACAACCGGTATTGATGTGAACTTAAAGTTCACAAG AATTGATGATTTTGAGTTCACCAGAGAGTGTGCAATATTCGATTTATTGGGAATATCACTTTACCATGGTTGGATTGTAGATCCCCAG GATGTTGAGACCTCTGGTGCTATTGGAACGAAGTCTTACAATACTCTGATGGGTGAACTTGTTGCCCTTGACACTCACAATCCTTCAACTGACTTGAACACAACTGAAGAAGATTCTGTTGATTTTGTTGCTGCAACAACTGCAACTTTAGGTGTCCCTTCACCATCTTTATCTAGAGTAAAATCTTTTGATGGTCCTCCTCATTCTGTTTCTGAAGATAAAAAGGGTAGAAAAGGAGACCTGGAAGAGGAAGAAGGGTTGTTGAGAGCCTTAAAGCTATCTGAGACTGCAAATGATGTAAATTTCGTTGAAAATATTCCCTTAGAAAGTTCAAATGAACCTGTAATCTCAAGGGAAGTACGCGAAGTACATACTGGTGCTGAAAATGATGATAGTAACACAATGAAAAATGATGGCGATGATTTGTTAGCTTTTGAGACAGCTCCAGTGCAATATGTTTCTCCTTCTTCACAAGAACTTAATGACAAAATAGAGGTACTACCCACTGAAAAGCATGAATGTAAAGATGAAATTGATAAAGATAGCGTTGATGCGCTGGTCCAATCAGAAAAGGCCGCAAAGGGTTCTGATGAATTAGATCTTCCGCTTACTATCAGTACCCCTGTGCATAATTCTGGAGATGAAAAGGTACAAGATCAATCCGTTTCAAGCGATGATGTGAATTCAGAATCATCTAAGGTGATAGCACAACCCGTTGACGAGTCTAAGTGCTTAAGCTCAAGTGATGATGTCGGAAGTGAACCCATTTATGAAGGTGAAGAACACATAAAAGAGACAAGTACTGCAAATTTTGAAAATGAAGAGCCTATGTATGAAGGTGAGGTGGTGTTAGCAGAACAAGTAGAAAAAGATGATAGTAATACAGATGAGAGTAAGGGCAAAGATGGAATTACACCAAGGCAAG GGGAATTAATCAGGAATTTTCTGAAGAACAGTGCAAGTCAGTTGACTATATATGG CTTATTTTCCTTGCAAGAGAGCATCAAAGAACGTGAGCTTTGTGTGTTCTTCCGCAATAACCACTTCAACACAATGTTCAAG TTTGAGGGTGAGTTATACCTGTTAGCTACTGATCAAGGCTATATCAATCAACCGGATTTGGTATGGGAAAAGCTCAATGAG GTCAATGGAGATACATTATATATGACCGGTAGTTTTAAGGAATTCAATCCTGAAAACCCCCCTGAAACCCGCCCATGGGATGAACAGAATGCATTGACTAATACTGCT GATTATCTTGCTAGCATCGATAATACAGCACAAGAGAACACCGACTTCAA CTCTGATCTGCAGTTGGCTATAGCTCTTCAGCAACAAGAATTTGAACAGCAGCAGCAACCGCCACAACCACAACACAATTCGTCTCGACCAAACATCAGCCGAGAGTCAGGGCTTGTTACAGGTCCACAG CATGTGCAGCCCTCAAAGCCCAGGAACTCATCTTCATCGCACAAGCAGGAATCAAAATCATCAAAAGATAATAAATGCATTGTGATGTGA